CGGGCGTTAACGTAAAGGGACCGGTCTTCCACAGCTGCACCCCAAAAGGGGCGACAGCCAGCGTTACAGCACACAGCTACGCAGACACCTAAGCGTACTCGACTGCCTCCAGACGACGGAGGCCTCGAACCCTGCACTCATGGTTATTTCTTTGAGGAGGAGAAGAGAACCCAGCCTCTCTTAAAAGTTTCCTGCTAACGGGACAAAGCTCCTTTAACAGCACAGCCAACCCTTTGCTGGAGCAACACGAGCAGCCGCTGCTGCGCATCACTGGGGGAAAGCTCTCCCTCCTCACCGGAATCCGCCTGCGGCTCTCTAACCTACTCTGTCCCGACGTACGCAAAGTTCAGCGAGATAGCACGCAGCGCGACGAGAACAGGTCTGTAAGCTGGAGATGCTCACTATGCTGGGGCCACCTTAGCTGGGTTTATGTTCCAGAAACACATCAACACAAGAGCCGGTATGGAAGAGGCACAAGTGAAAACTAGCCTTACCTTCTCGTACTTCTCCTTCAGTTTAGCTGCCTTATTATTATAAGGCTGCTTTTCACCATCACTGAGGTTGTTCCACATTTCGCCCAGTTTCTTTGCTACATCCCCGATGGATATGCCAGGGTTTGTGGACTTGATCTTGGGGCGGAACtctgaacagaagaggaagaagccaGACCTTGGGGAGAAGCACCAGAGGACAGTCAGCACCGCAGCAGCATGCCGAGGGAGCACCCCCTTCCTCCGTCCCTCACCCACAACATTCACACATGCACTCACGCACTAACTAGAAAtacttttaacttaaaaaaaccacccagaaaaacaaaaccaaacagaaaaaaccaaaccacaaaaccaaacacgtTTTGATTTTACTGAGGCCCAGACCTGCAGCCTTCACCCAATGCTGTTTTTAATCAAGTGTTGTCTATCCTCCCCCGCCCAATTTCATCTTAGATACACAAGTCTCACCGTGACCTGGTTATTTCCATGTCTTCCATCACTACGAGCTTAAGGGTACCAAGTACTGACAATTCCTGTTAGTGCTCTACATGCTCAAGATTACAAGCTGCCTAGAAGATTTACAAGACAGTATCAGTAAGCTATGAATATTACCAATACTGCTATACCAACAACATACCCCATCTACTTCCTTTACGGAAACCTATCAGCTGTGTTACAGGgcatgaaaacaaaccaaaatacttGTGCATTTAAGGCCTCAAAGTTACTTACGGTGGTCGTTTTGGGGCATTGGGGTCCTTCTTCTTCTTGCCGCCCTTAGCTGGTCCATAGTCCTTCATTTCTCTATCATATCGTACCTTATCAGCCTTTGCCATTTCATCAAATTTAGCCTTCTCCTTGCTTGACATGgtctaaaaaaccaaaaaacaagacACCAAACCTGTGATTACCCAACTGTTCAATAGCTGGCAAACTTTAAGTAAACAAGCCAACACATACCGACTCGATAGGGGAGTTTCagaatttgtttgttttctaactgGACCACCTTGGGGACGAAGGTCCTGTACCGGGGACCGCAGCCACGGCTGGCGTACTCAGCGAGAGGGAGGCAACGGGAATGGGACAAGCACAGCCAGAGTCCTCCTCGAGGACACAGGCCCGGAGGGAGGGAACTGCTGAAGGGCGCTGCTTGGGAACAGGAAAAAAGGCCAGGCTGCAGGGGAAGCACCTAAACGGGCAGATACACCGGGCTGAAGCCTTCACGATCATTACAGGAGTCAGCAGCACCCAATCAATGGCCGGGACGCCCTGCCAGGAACGGCCCACAGACGAAAACAGCACCGGCTCCCTTCACGTTCAGACACGTGCACGTCATCGTAGCAGATGCCGGAGGAAGTTATCCCTTCAGGAAGTCACAAATTAAGGTACCTTCCACCTCTCCGAGCACTTCTTGGAAAACTCTGCAAAGTTGACTGGAACCTCTGGGTTCTTTTTCTTATGTTCCTCACGGCACGTCTGCACAAAGAAGGCATAGGCAGACATCTTGCCCTTGGGCTTCTTCGGATCGCCTTTAGCCATCTTGACTCTgtagggaagagggaaaaagggaagaaaaaaaaaataacaggcgAATCCACGCATGGATGAATGTGTATGCGTacgtgtgtatacatatatggtgcgcatgtatttaaatatacacacacaccacCATCCCCTGAAGTCATGTCCCACCAGTAACACATCCCTTTCTTCCCCGCAACGCCTCTTGCCATCCCCAATACGGAGGCTTAAATTATTCTTCCTTGACACTTGGGTTGCAGGTTTGAGCCAAGTGAAATTGATGACTGAATTTAAGTTTTACACCGATATGTCTTTACATCACGTCCAAAGACCGGAGACAGGCTATTAAATACACATACTTCTGCCCATTAAGAGTTATATATGAACTAATATAAAGTATTTGTTTTGGTTGGCTACCACACTGGGGCTTGAGTGGCACGCACAGTACCAGGCTACGACTTCGCCCTTTAGTAGCTGGGAGTTCACATGTTAGCGGCTGCTCTCCAGGTAAAAAGGCAGGACGGATTATTCCCCCCGGTAAAAGTGCGATAACCTTTTATACAGAAGAAGAAGGTGTGCAAATAAAGGCTAGTTTTAAACACAATAGGACCCGTGGAGCTCCGAGAGGTGAGCAGCGCTTGCTCTTGCTCCACCAAGTGACACATGTTCAGAGGCGTAGTGGTCAGTGCAAAGATGTGATTAGCAAGTCACCGAGAGGACGATGCTAACTTTTGGGctgtatttctttcctcctcttccgtattaattttttttccccccctccaaaaaaaaaaaaaaatcccgcaGCAATATTTCCTATTTACGGCTCCTCAAGcgtttgaaaatttaatttttattagcaCGGCGTTAATATTTAATTGCGCCTattaacctccccccccccccccccgccccatgtgCGGCAAAAGCGGCTTTCAGCCGCCCtctcccgccccggccgcccccggggcccGGCGGGACTGCCGCCGCCGGCCGAAGCCCCTCGGCGGGAAGAGAGGCGAACCCGCCTCAACCGGGGATAAAGCAggagcgcggagcggggccggggccgccgcctgCTCCCAAAGTTGGGGGCGAGCGGCCCGCCGCGGCCGGCCTggcctccgctccgctcccgccaTCTTCTCCCCCCCCAAGGTCACCGCGGCGGCCGGGCTCGGCGGCGCGGGGGCGCGGGCacctgcggcggggccggggccggcgggcggaggggggcagcggcggctccGCCAGACGCCAATAATTCATCTTCCATTTTGTGAAATGCCTCCTGATGAAAGAAACTGCCCCTGAAatgcggcggggcggcggccggggggcgccggggggccgggcggcggccgggggcgcggggctccggcccggccccgggcggccGGTGCGAGCGGcagcgggagcggcggcggcggcggccgcgctccgCGCCCAGGGCCGGCCCCGCTCGCTAAGATGGCTTctcccggcgccgccgccgcgccgccgaaCAAAGCCGcgctccccccccctccgccgcgctcggccccccgcgcccgccgcccccggccgccggccccgccaaAACGCCGCCCCCGCCGAGAAGGGGCTCCCCGCTCGGCCccccgccgggcggcgggggcggcggggccggggcgcgggcgggaggcgctccccaccaccacccccccccccccccgccccggcccctgcCTAGCGCAGCGCTCTCTAACAAAGGCTCC
This region of Harpia harpyja isolate bHarHar1 chromosome 18, bHarHar1 primary haplotype, whole genome shotgun sequence genomic DNA includes:
- the HMGB3 gene encoding high mobility group protein B3 — encoded protein: MAKGDPKKPKGKMSAYAFFVQTCREEHKKKNPEVPVNFAEFSKKCSERWKTMSSKEKAKFDEMAKADKVRYDREMKDYGPAKGGKKKKDPNAPKRPPSGFFLFCSEFRPKIKSTNPGISIGDVAKKLGEMWNNLSDGEKQPYNNKAAKLKEKYEKDVADYKSKGKFDGAKGAATKAARKKVEEEDEEEEEDEEEEDEDDDDE